A DNA window from Macaca fascicularis isolate 582-1 chromosome 18, T2T-MFA8v1.1 contains the following coding sequences:
- the SKA1 gene encoding SKA complex subunit 1 isoform X2 — MASSDLEQLCSHVNEKIGNIKKTLSLRNCGQEPTLKAVLNKIGDEIIVVNELLNKLELEIQYQEQTNNSLKELCESLEEDYKDVEHLKENIPSHLPQVTVAQSCVKGSDLDPEEPIKVEEPEPIKKPPKEQRSIKEMPFITCDEFNGVPSKF; from the exons ATGGCCTCCTCAGATCTGGAACAATTATGCTCTCATGTTAATGAAAAGATTGGCAATATTAAGAAAACCTTGTCATTAAGAAACTGTG GCCAGGAACCTACCTTGAAGGCGgtattaaataaaataggagATGAGATCATTGTAGTAAATGAACTTCTAAATAAATTGGAATTGGAAATTCAGTatcaagaacaaaccaacaattCACTCAAG gaacTCTGTGAATCTCTTGAAGAAGATTACAAAGACGTAGAACATCTTAAAGAAAACATTCCTTCCCATTTGCCTCAAGTAACAGTAGCCCAGAGCTG TGTTAAGGGATCAGATCTTGATCCTGAAGAACCAATCAAAGTTGAGGAACCTGAACCCATAAAGAAGCCTCCCAAAGAACAAAGAAGTATTAAGGAAATGCCATTTATAACTTGTGATGAGTTCAATGGTGTTCCTTC